One window of Arthrobacter oryzae genomic DNA carries:
- a CDS encoding ABC transporter ATP-binding protein, whose protein sequence is MTSSDYVRPAAVTARGWGWRHAGRSLPAVRGLDLDIRPGERVLLLGPSGAGKSTLLHALAGVLGDSDAGAHHGGTPDAEDSDETGSLLIDGAPPRARRGSAGLMQQDPETQVVLSRVGDDVAFGAENLAVPRADIWTRVGEALDDVGLAHLPLDHPTSALSGGQKQRLALAGILAMRPGLLLLDEPTANLDPAGVLEVRDAVGRCLDKTGATMVVVEHRVGVWKDLVDRIVVLQPGSATDSAVLLDGAPDQVLAQARDLLIAAGVWVPGYVPATRTRSGAAGGAPGDAGAPAGVASGGVPGNGNLLLAAEHLAVSRERPRRRGFKAVPPVPVQSGITAQVRTGQALTITGPNGSGKSTFALTLAGLLRPVEGKVSATVDLSEGAGIDPYKWKAEQLISRIGTVFQEPEHQFVTGRVLDELMFGPRHLGHGEERVDELLERLRLGKLVDANPYTLSGGEKRRLSVATVLAAHPRVLILDEPTFGQDANTWAELASFLSELLDAGTAVVSVTHDQEFSDVLGGTELTLGAPELKLAALKPGLHNPEVTAP, encoded by the coding sequence ATGACATCGTCGGACTACGTCCGCCCGGCAGCGGTCACGGCGCGCGGCTGGGGCTGGCGGCACGCCGGCCGGTCCCTGCCGGCCGTCCGCGGCCTGGACCTGGACATCCGGCCGGGCGAACGCGTGCTGCTGCTCGGTCCGTCCGGCGCCGGTAAATCCACGCTGCTGCACGCCCTCGCCGGCGTGCTTGGAGACAGCGACGCCGGCGCCCACCACGGGGGCACGCCGGACGCCGAGGACTCCGACGAGACCGGCAGCTTGCTGATCGACGGCGCCCCGCCGCGTGCCCGGCGAGGGTCCGCCGGCCTGATGCAGCAGGACCCGGAGACGCAGGTTGTCCTCTCCCGGGTGGGGGACGACGTCGCCTTCGGCGCCGAGAACCTTGCCGTGCCCCGCGCGGACATCTGGACGCGCGTCGGGGAGGCGCTCGACGACGTCGGGCTGGCGCACCTGCCGCTGGACCACCCGACGTCGGCCCTGTCCGGCGGGCAGAAACAGCGCCTTGCGCTCGCCGGCATCCTCGCCATGCGCCCGGGACTGCTGCTCCTGGACGAGCCCACCGCCAACCTTGACCCGGCCGGAGTGCTGGAAGTCCGCGACGCCGTGGGCCGGTGCCTGGATAAGACCGGGGCAACGATGGTGGTGGTGGAACACCGCGTCGGCGTGTGGAAAGACCTCGTGGACCGGATCGTGGTGCTGCAGCCGGGATCCGCCACGGATTCTGCAGTGCTCCTGGACGGCGCCCCGGACCAGGTCCTGGCACAGGCGCGGGACCTGCTCATCGCCGCCGGCGTCTGGGTGCCCGGGTACGTCCCGGCGACCCGGACGCGGTCCGGTGCCGCGGGCGGAGCACCCGGTGATGCCGGGGCGCCCGCGGGCGTGGCCTCGGGGGGAGTGCCGGGTAACGGGAACCTCCTGCTGGCAGCGGAGCACCTGGCCGTCTCCCGCGAACGTCCCCGCCGGAGGGGCTTCAAGGCCGTCCCGCCCGTCCCGGTGCAGTCCGGCATCACGGCGCAGGTCCGGACCGGGCAGGCGCTGACCATCACCGGCCCCAACGGTTCCGGCAAGTCCACGTTTGCGCTGACCCTGGCCGGGCTGCTCCGGCCGGTGGAAGGCAAGGTCTCCGCGACGGTGGACCTCAGCGAAGGCGCGGGCATTGATCCGTACAAGTGGAAGGCGGAGCAGCTTATTTCGCGGATCGGCACCGTGTTCCAGGAGCCGGAGCATCAGTTCGTCACCGGCCGGGTGCTGGACGAGCTGATGTTCGGCCCGCGGCACCTGGGGCACGGCGAGGAACGCGTGGATGAACTCCTGGAACGCCTCCGGCTGGGCAAGCTGGTGGACGCGAACCCGTACACGCTCTCGGGCGGGGAGAAGCGCAGGCTGTCCGTCGCCACCGTGCTGGCCGCCCATCCCCGCGTGTTGATCCTCGACGAGCCCACCTTCGGCCAGGACGCCAACACCTGGGCGGAACTGGCATCCTTCCTGTCCGAGCTCCTCGACGCCGGCACCGCTGTGGTGTCCGTGACGCACGACCAGGAGTTCAGCGATGTCCTGGGCGGCACCGAGCTGACACTCGGTGCGCCTGAACTCAAACTTGCTGCGCTGAAACCCGGCCTGCACAACCCGGAGGTGACCGCACCGTGA
- a CDS encoding ECF transporter S component: protein MTDISAKQTLPHSKRSWRVVDIVVAALIAVAGGVIFWAWSQGAAAVSPAMNAVYPPLTGLIAGGWMIPAVLGMLIIRKPGAALFCESVAATGELIMGSQYGASVLFSGFVQGLGAEIIFAVFVYKKFNLPVSLLAGAAAGLFCGLNDSFAPWGWNIAYAAGDKLAYIIFTAISGAVIAGALSWIATRGLARTGVLSSFASRKAATEPVFS from the coding sequence ATGACTGATATTTCTGCAAAGCAGACACTGCCACACAGCAAGCGCAGCTGGCGTGTGGTGGACATTGTGGTTGCCGCGTTGATCGCAGTGGCCGGCGGCGTCATTTTCTGGGCCTGGTCCCAGGGGGCCGCCGCGGTTTCGCCGGCCATGAACGCCGTGTACCCGCCGCTGACCGGCCTCATTGCCGGCGGCTGGATGATTCCCGCCGTCCTGGGCATGCTGATCATCCGCAAGCCGGGCGCCGCCCTGTTCTGTGAATCGGTAGCCGCCACGGGAGAACTGATCATGGGCTCGCAGTACGGTGCGTCGGTGCTGTTCTCCGGCTTCGTGCAGGGGCTCGGTGCGGAGATCATCTTTGCGGTGTTCGTGTACAAGAAGTTCAACCTGCCCGTGTCGCTGCTGGCCGGTGCCGCTGCAGGCCTCTTCTGTGGCCTGAACGACTCGTTCGCTCCGTGGGGCTGGAACATCGCCTACGCTGCCGGCGACAAGCTGGCGTACATCATTTTCACCGCCATCTCCGGAGCCGTCATCGCCGGTGCACTGTCCTGGATCGCCACCCGCGGCTTGGCCAGGACCGGTGTGCTCAGCTCCTTCGCCTCCCGCAAGGCAGCAACGGAGCCCGTCTTCTCCTGA
- a CDS encoding DUF4235 domain-containing protein, translated as MSFFIKLFGTGVSLLAGFAGTKAVDVVWEKVTGRKPPKGDKDDVPTTLRTALTFALISAAVSAIIQVLANRGTQRAITRFAKSQDIV; from the coding sequence ATGAGTTTCTTCATCAAGCTGTTTGGGACCGGAGTAAGCCTGCTGGCCGGGTTCGCCGGCACCAAGGCCGTCGACGTTGTCTGGGAAAAGGTCACCGGCCGGAAGCCCCCGAAGGGCGACAAGGATGACGTCCCCACCACCCTGCGCACCGCCCTGACCTTCGCGCTGATTTCGGCGGCTGTCAGCGCCATCATCCAGGTCCTGGCCAACCGCGGCACCCAGCGTGCGATCACGCGCTTCGCCAAGAGCCAGGACATCGTCTAG
- the mnhG gene encoding monovalent cation/H(+) antiporter subunit G gives MNPEPSSVDAIIDTVSAVFMVVGAVMSLGAAIGLLRFPDLMSRMHAATKPQVLGLFLLLASVGLQLRTWWVWPVLFVAWIFQVLTVPVSAHMVGRAGYRTKHLHRELLTVDELEAVVLKAADKKTAEPQDPGKRSGDDHQRGSA, from the coding sequence ATGAATCCTGAACCATCTTCCGTGGACGCCATCATTGACACGGTGTCGGCTGTTTTTATGGTGGTGGGCGCCGTGATGTCCCTCGGCGCGGCGATCGGCCTGCTGCGCTTCCCGGACCTGATGAGCAGGATGCACGCGGCCACCAAGCCCCAGGTGCTGGGGCTCTTCCTGCTGCTGGCCTCGGTGGGCCTGCAGCTGCGGACCTGGTGGGTGTGGCCGGTGCTGTTCGTGGCGTGGATCTTCCAGGTGCTCACCGTTCCGGTGTCCGCGCACATGGTGGGAAGGGCCGGCTACCGCACCAAGCACCTGCACAGGGAGCTCCTGACGGTGGACGAGCTGGAAGCCGTGGTGCTGAAGGCCGCCGACAAGAAAACTGCCGAGCCGCAGGACCCGGGCAAGCGGTCCGGGGACGACCACCAGCGCGGATCAGCCTAG
- a CDS encoding monovalent cation/H+ antiporter complex subunit F yields MMDIVLTVTAVILSLAAAGAIVRIAIGPSLLDRVLASDVLLAIIGATLCIDMAVNRHLNNLMLLVALSIIGFIGSVTVARFVADRREQPNES; encoded by the coding sequence ATGATGGACATCGTGCTGACCGTAACGGCCGTGATCCTGTCCTTGGCGGCAGCCGGGGCCATCGTCCGGATCGCCATCGGCCCGTCCCTGCTGGACCGGGTGCTGGCCTCGGACGTGCTGCTGGCCATCATCGGCGCCACGCTCTGCATCGACATGGCCGTGAACAGGCATCTGAACAACCTGATGCTGCTGGTGGCGCTGTCCATCATCGGGTTCATCGGATCAGTGACCGTGGCGCGCTTCGTGGCCGACCGGCGGGAGCAGCCCAATGAATCCTGA
- a CDS encoding Na+/H+ antiporter subunit E: MNRRRISIRQELPLLVWLVFVWGALWQDFSPGNLLFGALIAVVVARLFYLPPVELGGRFNVLRAVPFAIVFLGKVVAASFQVLYLAVARGPKVTNAVVAVRLRSHSDLMVTATGHVISLIPGSLVVEVDRSTSTLYIHGLNVRSGEDIVNLRKEVRDAEAALIRIMGTREELAALKQEVDA; the protein is encoded by the coding sequence ATGAACCGCCGGCGGATCTCCATCCGGCAGGAACTGCCCCTGCTCGTCTGGCTGGTCTTTGTATGGGGTGCGCTCTGGCAGGACTTCAGCCCCGGAAACCTCCTGTTCGGAGCCCTCATCGCCGTGGTGGTGGCGCGGTTGTTCTACTTGCCTCCGGTGGAACTGGGGGGCCGGTTCAATGTTCTGCGGGCCGTCCCGTTCGCGATCGTTTTCCTGGGCAAAGTGGTGGCCGCCAGCTTCCAGGTGCTGTACCTGGCCGTGGCCCGCGGGCCCAAGGTGACCAACGCCGTCGTCGCGGTCCGGCTCCGCAGCCACTCGGATCTGATGGTCACCGCCACCGGACATGTCATCTCGCTGATTCCCGGCTCTCTGGTGGTGGAGGTGGACCGCTCCACCTCCACGCTCTACATTCACGGACTGAACGTCCGGAGCGGAGAGGACATCGTGAACCTGCGCAAGGAGGTCCGGGATGCCGAGGCGGCTTTGATCCGGATCATGGGCACCAGAGAGGAACTGGCCGCACTGAAACAGGAGGTGGACGCATGA
- a CDS encoding Na+/H+ antiporter subunit D — MNIASFAPLAVVLPILGAALTFVLIRHSRAQRAVSITLLSLTLLLECVLLASVWDGGTAAVNIGGWLPPWGIVMVVDQFSSLMLVVSSTVSLAVLVYATGQGMADGDQDAPLSIFHPTYLILVAGVSNAFLSGDLFNLYVGFEILLTASYVLMTLGGTGPRIRAGVTYVVVSVVSSVLFLIAIAMIYGATGTINMADLAIKLADLDSGTRMLLHVMLLVAFGIKAAVFPLSFWLPDSYPTAPAPVTAVFAGLLTKVGVYAMVRTETLLFPGDSLNTPLMVAALLTMVVGILGALAQSDIKRLLSFTLVSHIGYMVFGLAMSSVAGLGAAVFYVAHHITIQTSLFLVTGLIERRGGSSSIDRVAGLAKLSPVLALLFFIPAMNLAGIPPFSGFLGKLGLLQAGVELGTPLAYALVIGGVLTSLLTLLAVARVWNRAFWRKPEDAENPDPVLLADPEDADTGDRAGKRNVTLLPRTMVGSTMGLVAFGVALTVFAGPLFRVADQSAVDMLDRSSYIQAVLGENAPVPPLAQPEPPQPEPAQPVDSQPVDLQLGGQK; from the coding sequence GTGAACATCGCAAGCTTTGCCCCGCTCGCCGTCGTACTTCCCATCCTCGGTGCCGCACTGACGTTCGTGCTGATCCGGCACTCGCGGGCCCAGCGGGCCGTCAGCATCACGCTCCTGTCCCTGACCCTCCTGCTGGAGTGCGTGCTGCTGGCCTCGGTCTGGGACGGCGGGACCGCAGCCGTCAATATCGGCGGCTGGCTGCCGCCGTGGGGCATCGTGATGGTGGTGGACCAGTTCTCCTCCCTGATGCTGGTGGTCTCCTCCACGGTCAGCCTCGCCGTCCTGGTGTACGCCACCGGCCAGGGAATGGCCGACGGCGACCAGGACGCGCCGCTGTCGATCTTCCACCCCACCTACCTGATCCTGGTGGCCGGGGTGTCCAACGCGTTCCTCTCAGGAGACCTCTTCAACCTCTACGTGGGGTTCGAGATCCTGCTGACGGCAAGCTACGTGCTGATGACCCTCGGAGGTACAGGCCCCCGCATCCGCGCCGGCGTCACGTACGTGGTGGTCTCCGTGGTGTCGTCCGTTCTGTTCCTGATCGCCATCGCCATGATCTACGGTGCCACCGGAACCATCAACATGGCGGACCTCGCCATCAAGCTCGCGGACCTGGATTCCGGGACGCGGATGCTGCTGCACGTGATGCTGCTGGTGGCCTTCGGCATCAAGGCGGCTGTCTTCCCGCTGTCCTTCTGGCTCCCTGACTCGTACCCCACCGCGCCGGCCCCCGTCACGGCCGTGTTTGCCGGCTTGCTGACCAAGGTGGGCGTCTATGCAATGGTGCGCACCGAGACGCTCCTCTTCCCGGGGGACTCGCTGAACACTCCGCTGATGGTGGCGGCCCTGCTGACCATGGTGGTGGGAATCCTGGGCGCCTTGGCCCAGAGCGACATCAAGCGTCTGCTCTCGTTCACCCTGGTGAGCCACATCGGCTACATGGTGTTCGGGCTGGCCATGTCCTCGGTGGCCGGCCTGGGCGCCGCCGTGTTCTACGTGGCCCACCACATCACCATCCAGACCAGCCTCTTCCTTGTCACGGGCCTGATCGAACGGCGCGGCGGAAGCTCGTCGATCGACCGCGTAGCCGGACTTGCCAAGCTGTCCCCGGTGCTTGCCCTGCTGTTCTTCATCCCGGCCATGAACCTTGCCGGCATCCCGCCGTTCTCGGGGTTCCTCGGCAAACTCGGGCTGCTGCAGGCCGGTGTGGAGCTCGGCACTCCGCTTGCCTACGCCCTGGTGATCGGCGGTGTCCTGACCAGCCTGCTGACGCTGCTGGCCGTTGCCCGCGTGTGGAACCGAGCGTTTTGGCGCAAGCCCGAGGACGCCGAGAACCCGGACCCCGTGCTGCTGGCGGACCCTGAGGACGCCGACACGGGCGACCGTGCGGGCAAACGGAATGTCACGCTGCTGCCGCGGACCATGGTGGGATCAACGATGGGGCTCGTCGCTTTCGGCGTCGCGCTTACCGTCTTCGCCGGGCCGCTGTTCCGGGTGGCGGACCAGTCCGCCGTGGACATGCTGGACAGGTCCTCCTACATCCAGGCGGTACTGGGCGAGAACGCTCCCGTGCCCCCGCTCGCGCAGCCTGAACCACCCCAGCCTGAACCTGCGCAACCGGTGGACTCGCAGCCGGTGGACTTGCAGCTCGGGGGGCAGAAATGA
- a CDS encoding Na(+)/H(+) antiporter subunit C, with product MSVNLTLLTVMGALYACGIYLIMERSLTRVLLGLMLLANATNMLILATGGYAGLAPMFSKDTDPRDYNDPLPQALILTSIVISFAVTAFMLGIIYRTWVLARRDEIQDDVEDIRVAETPSFDAEDDSEIPVETSEFPLTMVGSDGRGISNSGMSGSGDSETGTVKAGDHKIKAKDAAAEEQPGSQNVTPGPEGGVK from the coding sequence ATGAGCGTCAACCTGACATTGCTGACCGTCATGGGTGCGCTCTATGCGTGCGGTATCTACCTGATCATGGAACGCAGCCTCACCAGGGTGCTGCTGGGCCTGATGCTGCTGGCCAACGCCACCAACATGCTGATCCTGGCCACCGGCGGCTACGCAGGCCTGGCCCCGATGTTCAGCAAGGACACTGACCCGCGGGACTACAACGACCCCCTCCCGCAGGCCCTGATCCTGACATCGATCGTGATCTCCTTCGCCGTGACCGCGTTCATGCTGGGCATCATCTACCGGACCTGGGTGCTGGCCCGCCGCGATGAGATCCAAGACGACGTCGAGGATATCCGCGTTGCCGAAACCCCCAGCTTCGATGCCGAGGACGATTCCGAGATCCCCGTGGAAACGTCCGAATTTCCGCTGACCATGGTGGGCTCCGACGGCCGGGGAATATCCAATTCGGGCATGTCCGGCTCCGGAGACTCCGAGACCGGCACCGTGAAGGCGGGCGACCACAAGATCAAAGCCAAGGACGCCGCCGCCGAAGAGCAGCCCGGCTCCCAGAACGTGACCCCCGGCCCGGAAGGAGGCGTGAAGTGA
- a CDS encoding Na+/H+ antiporter subunit A — MITVLAVHFAVAAVAPFFFKKFRRNAFYALAAVPAGSFVWLLLQREAVYSGAAGQASGAHSSTGSAVTEIIPWIPELKIELAFRMDPLAWIMSLLVLGVGALVLVYCARYFKNKDSNLGGFGAQLLAFAGAMFGLVTADDLLLMFIFWELTTILSYLLIGYARTRLSARRSALQALMVTTAGGLAMLVGLIVLGSSAGTYRISAILEQAPVLAAGPAADAVAAAVVLILIGAVTKSALIPFHFWLPGAMAAPTPVSAYLHAAAMVKAGVYLVARLAPGFAETAYWLPMVLGLGLATMLVGGYRALRQTDIKLILAYGTVSQLGFLTMVVGLGKPDAALAGLALLLAHGLFKATLFLVVGIIDHQSGTRDLRKLSGVYKSSRALAVVAAIGAASMAGIPPLAGFVAKESVFEAFVHYGTSPDSSGQPGAWGLVVLAGLVLGSILTFAYSARFMWGAFASKPGLDPTPFKAIKPSFLAAPAVLSLLTIVYGLWPAPVDAWIQPYAAEFVHDGGDPAAAAGHLALWHGLTPALGLTAITFALGLAMYYGRNLVARAQGRVPAWVDGDRAYQMTIGALDDVAVWVTGRTQRGSLFFYLAVILTVAFALPLTALLIAGKPLPDNLYFIDPNSPLQLVAGAGIVIGALAAVKANKRFLAVLMVSVTGYGIALMFALQGAPDLALTQMLVETIILVAFVLAMRSLPAELRDRTGGKYRVIRVIIGAAFGLTMIFVAIYAMGARIATPVSLEFPRLAYEGGGGLNIVNVTLVDIRAWDTFGEISVLALAATGVASLIFVKGRGDGIRASSSVAEGTVGRRSGAGQSSRDSAALALSRKFAASTRDAWLVAGRTLAPERRSIIFEVVTRLVFHSMIVFSIYLLLAGHNLPGGGFAGGLTAGLALTIRYLAGGRFELREATPVGAGTLLGIGLATAAASGVVPLLLGGQVFQSAIIELWLPVFGDIKFVTSTIFDIGVYIVVVGLVLDVLRSLGAEIDEHFEENPEAETPAQEADEVPAETTGRGKA, encoded by the coding sequence GTGATCACAGTCCTTGCCGTGCATTTCGCGGTGGCTGCCGTGGCGCCGTTCTTCTTCAAAAAATTCCGCAGGAACGCGTTCTACGCGCTGGCCGCGGTCCCCGCAGGTTCGTTCGTCTGGCTTCTCCTGCAGCGTGAGGCCGTCTATTCCGGCGCGGCCGGCCAGGCCTCCGGGGCACACTCGTCCACGGGAAGCGCCGTCACGGAGATCATTCCCTGGATTCCCGAACTGAAGATCGAGCTCGCCTTCCGGATGGACCCGCTGGCCTGGATCATGTCCCTGCTGGTGCTCGGAGTGGGCGCCTTGGTGCTGGTCTACTGTGCGCGCTACTTCAAGAACAAGGACAGCAACCTCGGCGGCTTCGGCGCCCAGCTCCTGGCCTTCGCCGGGGCGATGTTCGGCCTGGTCACGGCCGATGACCTGCTCCTGATGTTCATCTTCTGGGAACTCACCACCATCCTGTCCTACCTGCTGATCGGCTACGCCCGCACCAGGCTCTCCGCGCGGCGCTCCGCGCTCCAGGCGCTGATGGTCACCACGGCGGGCGGCCTGGCCATGCTGGTGGGCCTTATTGTCCTGGGCTCCAGCGCCGGAACGTACCGGATCTCGGCCATCCTGGAACAGGCTCCCGTGCTGGCCGCCGGGCCGGCAGCGGATGCCGTGGCTGCCGCCGTCGTACTGATCCTCATCGGTGCCGTGACGAAGTCGGCGCTCATCCCGTTCCACTTCTGGCTCCCCGGAGCCATGGCGGCCCCCACCCCCGTGAGTGCCTACCTCCACGCCGCGGCGATGGTCAAGGCCGGCGTCTACCTCGTGGCGCGGCTGGCGCCGGGGTTCGCCGAGACGGCGTACTGGCTGCCCATGGTGCTGGGGCTGGGCCTGGCCACCATGCTGGTGGGCGGGTACCGGGCGCTCCGGCAGACCGACATCAAGCTCATCCTCGCGTACGGCACGGTTAGCCAGCTGGGCTTCCTCACCATGGTGGTTGGCCTCGGCAAACCGGACGCAGCGCTGGCCGGGCTGGCCCTGCTGCTGGCGCACGGCCTCTTCAAAGCCACCCTGTTCCTGGTGGTGGGCATCATCGACCACCAGTCCGGGACCCGTGACCTCCGCAAGCTGTCCGGCGTCTACAAGTCCTCCCGTGCCCTTGCTGTTGTTGCTGCCATCGGTGCCGCCTCGATGGCAGGCATCCCGCCGCTGGCAGGCTTTGTAGCCAAGGAATCGGTGTTCGAGGCCTTCGTGCACTACGGCACCTCCCCTGATTCCAGCGGGCAGCCGGGCGCCTGGGGCCTGGTGGTGCTCGCGGGGCTGGTCCTGGGGTCCATCCTCACCTTCGCCTACAGTGCACGTTTCATGTGGGGCGCCTTCGCGTCGAAACCGGGCCTCGACCCCACGCCGTTCAAGGCCATCAAGCCGTCCTTCCTTGCCGCCCCGGCCGTGCTGAGCCTGCTCACCATCGTCTACGGGCTGTGGCCGGCACCGGTGGACGCGTGGATCCAGCCGTACGCTGCGGAATTCGTGCACGACGGCGGCGACCCGGCCGCTGCGGCGGGCCACCTTGCGCTGTGGCACGGGCTTACTCCCGCGCTGGGACTGACGGCCATCACCTTCGCGCTCGGCCTGGCGATGTACTACGGACGGAACCTCGTTGCACGGGCCCAGGGCAGGGTCCCGGCGTGGGTGGACGGGGACCGCGCCTACCAGATGACGATCGGCGCCCTGGACGACGTCGCCGTCTGGGTCACGGGGCGCACACAGCGTGGTTCGCTGTTCTTCTACCTGGCCGTGATCCTCACCGTGGCGTTCGCGCTGCCGCTCACCGCCCTGCTCATTGCCGGCAAGCCCCTGCCGGACAACCTCTATTTCATCGATCCGAATTCCCCGCTGCAGCTGGTGGCGGGAGCCGGCATCGTCATCGGTGCGCTGGCCGCCGTAAAGGCCAACAAGCGGTTCCTCGCGGTGCTGATGGTTTCCGTGACCGGCTACGGGATTGCCCTGATGTTCGCCCTGCAGGGCGCCCCGGACCTGGCCCTGACCCAGATGCTGGTGGAAACCATCATCCTGGTGGCATTCGTCCTGGCCATGCGCAGCCTGCCCGCGGAGCTCCGGGACCGCACCGGCGGCAAATACCGGGTGATCCGCGTGATCATCGGGGCGGCCTTCGGGCTCACCATGATCTTCGTGGCCATCTACGCCATGGGCGCGCGGATCGCGACGCCTGTGTCCCTGGAGTTTCCGCGGCTCGCGTATGAAGGCGGCGGGGGACTGAACATCGTCAACGTCACCCTCGTGGACATCCGGGCGTGGGACACCTTCGGCGAGATCTCCGTGCTCGCCCTGGCAGCCACCGGCGTGGCCAGCCTCATTTTCGTGAAGGGGCGCGGCGACGGCATCCGGGCCTCGTCCTCCGTGGCCGAGGGGACGGTGGGCCGGCGGTCCGGAGCCGGCCAGAGCTCGCGGGACAGTGCCGCGCTGGCCCTGAGCCGCAAGTTTGCCGCCTCCACCCGGGACGCCTGGCTCGTGGCGGGACGCACCCTGGCTCCCGAGCGCCGCTCCATCATCTTCGAAGTGGTCACCCGGCTGGTGTTCCACTCGATGATCGTCTTCTCCATCTACCTCCTGCTGGCCGGCCACAACCTGCCGGGCGGCGGGTTCGCCGGCGGACTGACCGCCGGGCTGGCCCTCACCATCCGCTACCTCGCGGGCGGCCGCTTCGAACTGCGGGAGGCCACTCCGGTCGGGGCCGGGACGCTCCTGGGCATCGGCCTGGCCACGGCTGCGGCGTCCGGGGTGGTTCCGCTGCTGCTGGGCGGCCAGGTGTTCCAGAGCGCCATCATCGAGCTGTGGCTGCCCGTGTTCGGCGACATCAAGTTCGTCACCTCCACCATTTTCGACATCGGCGTCTACATCGTGGTGGTGGGACTGGTATTGGACGTGCTGCGGAGCCTGGGCGCGGAGATCGACGAGCACTTTGAAGAAAACCCTGAAGCCGAGACCCCGGCGCAGGAAGCGGATGAAGTTCCCGCCGAAACCACCGGGAGGGGGAAGGCATGA
- a CDS encoding MFS transporter, with amino-acid sequence MNRVAASPATQPPSELESGTKAASKGKVLAWAAWDWGSAAFNAVMTTFVFTVYLTSNAFGGEDQASAVLGGALAIAGAAIALLAPVTGQRSDTGGRRKLWLGVNTAAVAVLTGLCFFVFPRPEFLLLGVTLIALGNVFFEFAGVNYNAMLAQISTPKNIGKVSGFGWGMGYLGGIVALLIVLQLFVQPSFAWFGASTQDSLNIRLVAVFSALWFFIFALPVLFAVPELPRPQPGAKLGFAASYGLLLRRIKAIYRTSPHTIFFLLASAIFRDGLAAVFTFGGIIAAGTFGFELKEVIFFAIFGNIVAAVGAMIGGFLDDRIGPKAVILGSLVGLLVAGTAILVLGNSSYVFFGQDWAGTTTFWVFGLFLCLFVGPAQSSSRAYLARLAPHGESGELFGLYATTGRAVSFLAPTLFTLCIAVASPLVAPGEAQRWGILGIMAVLLAGLLVLLPVKPPGKVEIAVVPAA; translated from the coding sequence ATGAACCGCGTCGCCGCCTCCCCGGCTACCCAGCCCCCGTCCGAACTGGAGTCCGGCACGAAGGCCGCCAGCAAGGGAAAGGTCCTTGCCTGGGCCGCCTGGGACTGGGGTTCAGCGGCTTTCAACGCGGTGATGACCACGTTCGTGTTCACCGTGTACCTGACCTCCAACGCCTTCGGCGGCGAGGACCAGGCCTCGGCCGTGCTCGGCGGAGCCTTGGCGATAGCCGGCGCTGCCATCGCACTCCTGGCCCCCGTGACGGGCCAGCGGTCAGACACCGGCGGCCGCCGGAAGCTGTGGCTGGGGGTGAACACGGCCGCCGTCGCCGTCCTGACCGGATTGTGCTTTTTCGTGTTTCCGCGCCCCGAGTTCCTACTCCTGGGCGTCACGCTCATCGCCCTCGGCAACGTCTTCTTCGAATTCGCCGGCGTCAACTACAACGCCATGCTGGCGCAGATCTCCACCCCGAAGAACATCGGCAAGGTCAGCGGCTTTGGCTGGGGAATGGGCTACCTCGGCGGCATCGTCGCCCTGCTGATCGTGCTGCAGCTGTTCGTCCAGCCCAGCTTCGCTTGGTTCGGCGCCTCCACCCAGGACAGCCTCAACATCCGCCTCGTCGCGGTGTTCTCCGCCCTCTGGTTCTTCATCTTTGCCTTGCCTGTCCTGTTCGCCGTACCGGAACTGCCCAGGCCGCAGCCAGGCGCCAAACTGGGATTCGCGGCCTCCTACGGCCTGCTGCTGCGCCGCATCAAGGCGATCTACCGGACCAGCCCGCACACCATCTTCTTCCTCCTCGCGAGCGCCATCTTCCGGGACGGCCTGGCCGCTGTCTTTACATTTGGCGGAATCATCGCGGCGGGAACCTTCGGCTTCGAGCTGAAGGAAGTCATTTTCTTCGCGATCTTCGGCAACATCGTCGCTGCCGTGGGAGCCATGATCGGCGGCTTCCTGGACGACCGGATCGGGCCCAAGGCCGTCATCCTCGGCTCGCTCGTGGGATTGCTGGTTGCGGGCACTGCCATCCTGGTCCTGGGCAATAGCAGCTACGTCTTCTTCGGCCAGGACTGGGCCGGCACCACCACCTTCTGGGTATTCGGTTTGTTCCTGTGCCTCTTCGTAGGTCCGGCCCAGTCGTCGTCCCGCGCGTACCTTGCCCGGCTGGCGCCGCACGGGGAGTCCGGGGAACTCTTTGGCCTGTACGCCACCACCGGCCGCGCCGTCAGCTTCCTGGCGCCGACACTCTTTACGCTCTGCATCGCGGTGGCCTCGCCGCTCGTGGCGCCGGGGGAAGCCCAGCGCTGGGGAATCCTCGGCATCATGGCGGTGCTGCTGGCCGGGCTGCTGGTGCTACTGCCGGTCAAGCCGCCCGGGAAAGTGGAAATCGCCGTGGTTCCGGCCGCCTGA